ACCGCACAGCGCGCCGATTGACGTTGTCGACGCCCGGCCGCGCGTGCGGTAGCTGCACGGGCCACCCGGCCCGGACCAGCCGGGCGGGCGGGGGCTGCGAGAGCCTCGACACGTACGCGTACCTCGCCGGCCGCGGGCTCGACGACCGGCCCGTCGACGACGCCCACGACGTCGGACCGCCGGTCGATCATCCGAGCCGGCACCGGTTGCCAGCGGATCTCCGTGGCGCTAGGTTGACCATCTATCGATGAGCGTCTACGTAGGTGTCCGGGGGTCGCATGTCAACGTCCGTCACTCGCCGCACCGTCCTGGCCGGTGGCGCCGGCGCCGCCGTCGGCCTGACGCTGCCCGGCCCGGCCGCCCACGCCGCCGGCCACCACCCCACCAGCGTGAGCTTCACCCTCGACGCCACCACCCTCGACGGTGGTGAACAGGTCACCTCGGTCACCCTGCACACCGCACGGCTCGGGCCGATCGACGCCGCCGGGCTCCACCCCGGCACCTTCACCGTGCACGCCAGGGCCACCAGCCCCGTCCCGATCGCCCCCGGCGACCTGATCTTCAGCGAGTACGACCTCGACCGTACGGTGACCGCGGCCCGGCTCGACCGGCACGGAAACATCGTGCTCGACCTGAGCCACGCCGAAGGCCAACTCGGCGGCGGCACCCTCGGCTACATCCTGAGCAAGGGCCGCAACGTCCAACTGGACCTCGTCTACACCATCACGCAGAACACCCCGCTCGTCCGGCGTCACGGCCCGCCGGTCACCATCACCGCTTTCGTGCAGGGGCGGCTGTCGAACCCCGAGGTGGACGCCTTCAGCCACCACGTCTCGGCATCGGGCCTGAAGTACCGGTTGTACTCCCCGAAGCGTCCGGCCCGCCACGGCCGACGGCCGCTGATCGTCTGGCTGCACGGCGCCGGCGAGGGCGCCTCCCTACCCGACGACTACTACGACAACGAGACCACCCTGCGCGCCAACCGGGGCGCGTTGGGCTTCGCCACCCCGCAGGCGCAGCGGATCTTCTCCGACGCGTACGTCGTCGCCCCGCAGAGCACCTCCTACTGGATGGAGGACGGCCCCCGGTTCGTCCCGCTGATCCGCGAGATCGTCGAGGACCTCGTCCGTCGGGAGCGTGTCGACCCCGACCGGATCCACGTGGCCGGCTGCAGCAACGGTGGCTACATGTCCCTGAAGATGACCGTCGCCTGTCCCGACCTGTTCGCCGCGTCGGTCCCGGTGTGCGGCGTCGTCGAGCCGCTCGGCGGCGACGGCCCGCCGCTGATCACCGACGCGGAGCTGGCGGGCATCCGGACCCCGACCTGGCTGGTCACCTCGCGCGACGACGACACCGTGCCGCCCGAGACCAACACGGTCCACGCCCACGACCTCATCCCGGGATCACTGGTCACCCTCTACGACCACGTCGTCTGGAACGGCCACCAGTTCCCCGGTCACTTCTCCTGGATCTACGTGGCCCGCAACGACCCGAGCCACCACGGCACCCACCTCTGGCAGTGGATGGCCAGCCGCCGTCGGTGATCCGCCGGATCCGGCTGGCCCGCACACGGCGGTCACCACCCGTTCCGGGCTCGGCGCGACACCTTCCACCAGACCCTCCGGAGCCCTACCCGCCGGCCAGCTCGACGAGGGGAAAGGCCCGGTGCCGGCGGGGCGGGACCAGGAAGTTCTGCCGACGGGTGCAGGTCAGGAAGCGTTCCAGGCCGTTGTCCTGCTCGGCCACCCGGTGCTCGCGCACCAGGTCCACCGAGGCCTGGCTGCGCCGCATCCGGGTGAAGAAGTCCGCGGTCGGCACGAAGACGCTGAAGTGCAGCTTCGGTTGGCTGCTGCCGTCCGGCACGTCCAGCGGGTCGAAGCCCGGACCGTCCACCCGCAGGTGCATGGGGGTACCGTCCGACGCCCGGGAGCTGCGTTGCAGGGTCGACAGGTGACCCATCCGCCGCTCGCCCGGTGGTAGACCGATCCCCCGGGCGGTGCGCGCGGCGTAGTCCGGCCCACGGTTCTCGGCGGGCAGGAAGGACGGCCCGCCGCCGTCGGTGAGCTGGTCGGGGTTGCCGGGGTGCACCGGCGGGGCGTGGAACATGTACTGCACCCGCTTGGTGAAGTTGCCGTTCTCGCTGGGCGGAGTGCCCGGCGCGGCCATGTCGTAGAACTGGAGCATGTCGAGGATGACGTGCGACAGGTGCTGGATACCGCCGTTGTCGAGGTAGTCGCCGGGCCGGGCGGTGCTCAGCCGGGCCGAGGGGTGGCCGGCGAAGGTGCAGATCTCCGGTGGCCCGGAGGCGTTGACCTGTTGGTCGGAGAAGCCCATCCACATCGGCGAGTCGGGTTGGATGAACCGGGCGTACGACAGCTGGTTCTGCTCGGCCACCGAGCGGGGCAGGCCGACCTGGGTGAACATGTGCCGGCTGGAGGTGATCGTGAGCAGCCCGGCGAAGGCCGGCGGGGGTGTCGGCCGGCCGGCGAGCGTGCCGTTGCCGTCGAACCAGGCCAACACGTCCTGGATCACCGCCGCCCGGTCGCTGCGGAAGGTGAACAGCAGGTCGTTGTTCTCGATCCGGACCGGCACGGTGAACCGTCTCTTGGTCACCCCCGGGTTGTCCGGGTGGACGTCGGTCGGCGCGGGCACCGCCTCTTCCAGCACCGACCGGGTCGGGTCGGCGAGCAGCCGGGGCAGATGCGCGCCGACCAGGTCACCGGTGAGACCGCCGGGCAACCGCCGGAAGTAGGGCAGGCCGTAGGAGACGAACGTCATCAGGTCCGCCGCGCCGAACGGGTAGCGGGACTCCAGGGCGGCGAGCACCCGGGTCAGCTCCTGCTGGTCGTCGCCGCCGGGGGTGCGCGACAGCGCGGCGGTCAGGTAGACGGTGTGTACCGGCGGCATGACGAACGGGCCGCCGGTGGGTGAGGGCTGTTCGGGGGCGCTGAACCGGGCCACGTCGAACTGGATGTCGGGCAGCCCGGCGGCCGGGTCGGGGGCGGCCGGGCGGTCGGGGACACGGGCGTCGGCCGAGCAGCCGGCGAGGGCCGACGCGGCCATGGCCAGCGCGCCGCCGGCGAGCATGGTCCGCCGGCTGAGCCGGGGCTCGTCGCCCATGGCTCAGCTCGACCGGTCGAGCGCGGCGCGCAGTGCCGCGCCCAGTTCCTCGTCACCGGGGGCGGTCAGCCGCACCGTGTGCTCGGTGAGCTCGACGAAGCCCTCCCGGGCACCGCCGTTGCGGGTGGGGCTGACCAGCACCACGTCGGCGTCCCGCTCGACGCCGACGTGCCGGGTGCCCTTGGCGTAGGTGGCGTAGGAGCGCAGGCCGAGCGCGTCGAGGACCGGCGCGAGCGGCGACGGTCCGTTCCGCAGGTCGGGGGTGGGCACCCCAGTGCGGGAGGCGTCGAACATGCGGGACACCGCCGCGCCCAGTTCCCGGTCGTCGGCCGGCTCGTCGAGGAGCGCGAAGGTGCCGTTGGCGATCCACATGCCGTCGACGGTCAGCGAGGAGGAGTGGGCGACGTACCGACCTCTGCGCAGGTCGAGTCCGGCGAGTCTGGTCATCGGTGTCCTCTGTGGAGAGGGGGACGCCCCAGGCTGCCCGTGGGACGTCCCCGGTGGTCTATCTCATCGGGATGATCCGCACGGTCACCCCCTTCTGGGCACCGTACTGGACGATCTGGTTGAGCGCGTCGCGCTGGGCGCTGGTGGCCGCGCCGCGTTGGACGGCGATCTCCAACTCCCGGGCGGCGACCTGCCCCGGTCTGATGGTGACGCCGTCCCAGGTGACCGGATTGCTCTTGGCGAAGCCGGCCGCCTTGTCGACGTAGCCCTGCAACCGGCTGGTGAGCTGGCCGGCGCTCTGGTAGCTCTTCGCGGTCAGGTCGACGCTCTTGATGCTGGTGGCGGTGCCGCTGGCGAACCGGTCGATGGTCGGGAAGCTGCGCGGCAGGTTGCCGCCGAGTTTGGCCTCGATGGCGAGGCCGCGCTCGAACTGGTTGAGCTTCCAGACCGAGCTGCCGGCCTTCAGGTACGCACCGAGGCCGCCGGTGAGCCCGCCCAGTGCGCCGCCGATGGCGAAGTCCTTCAGCGCGTCGCCCATGCTGTACTTGCGCCCGGTCAGCGCGGCCAGGCCCGCGCCGATACCGACCGAGGAGGCGCCGCCGATCAGCGCCCCGATGAGGATCGGCACGCAGATCGGGCAGTCGCCGTTGGGGTCGGAGAGGTTGACCGGGTCGTTGAGGGCGTACGTGTAGAGGTTGGTGCTGCCGCCGCCGAACCCGGCCGGGTCCTGGCTGAGGAACCGGCCCGTCTCCGGGCTGTACCAGCGGGCCCGGTGGTAGGTCAGTCCGGTGTCGGCGTCGCGTTCCCGGCCGGTGAACCCCTGGGTGTTGCCGCTGGTCGTCCCGCTGGTGGTGACCGCGCCGAACGGGTCGTAGGCGTACCGGGTGGTCAGTGTGCCGGTGGAGTCGGCCAGGCCGAGCACGCTGCCCAGCGGGTCGGTGACCGGCACCCGGGCACCGGCGGCGTCGGTGCGGACCAGCGTCTGGTCCAGTCCGGCGGTGAGCCGGTCGGCGGCCGCCGTGCCGGTCTGTTCCCGGACGAGGTTCGGGCCGTCGTAGCCGAAGGTGGTGGTGGCTCCGGCGGCGGTCCGGCTGGC
Above is a window of Micromonospora rifamycinica DNA encoding:
- a CDS encoding prolyl oligopeptidase family serine peptidase produces the protein MSTSVTRRTVLAGGAGAAVGLTLPGPAAHAAGHHPTSVSFTLDATTLDGGEQVTSVTLHTARLGPIDAAGLHPGTFTVHARATSPVPIAPGDLIFSEYDLDRTVTAARLDRHGNIVLDLSHAEGQLGGGTLGYILSKGRNVQLDLVYTITQNTPLVRRHGPPVTITAFVQGRLSNPEVDAFSHHVSASGLKYRLYSPKRPARHGRRPLIVWLHGAGEGASLPDDYYDNETTLRANRGALGFATPQAQRIFSDAYVVAPQSTSYWMEDGPRFVPLIREIVEDLVRRERVDPDRIHVAGCSNGGYMSLKMTVACPDLFAASVPVCGVVEPLGGDGPPLITDAELAGIRTPTWLVTSRDDDTVPPETNTVHAHDLIPGSLVTLYDHVVWNGHQFPGHFSWIYVARNDPSHHGTHLWQWMASRRR
- a CDS encoding DUF7405 family protein, with protein sequence MGDEPRLSRRTMLAGGALAMAASALAGCSADARVPDRPAAPDPAAGLPDIQFDVARFSAPEQPSPTGGPFVMPPVHTVYLTAALSRTPGGDDQQELTRVLAALESRYPFGAADLMTFVSYGLPYFRRLPGGLTGDLVGAHLPRLLADPTRSVLEEAVPAPTDVHPDNPGVTKRRFTVPVRIENNDLLFTFRSDRAAVIQDVLAWFDGNGTLAGRPTPPPAFAGLLTITSSRHMFTQVGLPRSVAEQNQLSYARFIQPDSPMWMGFSDQQVNASGPPEICTFAGHPSARLSTARPGDYLDNGGIQHLSHVILDMLQFYDMAAPGTPPSENGNFTKRVQYMFHAPPVHPGNPDQLTDGGGPSFLPAENRGPDYAARTARGIGLPPGERRMGHLSTLQRSSRASDGTPMHLRVDGPGFDPLDVPDGSSQPKLHFSVFVPTADFFTRMRRSQASVDLVREHRVAEQDNGLERFLTCTRRQNFLVPPRRHRAFPLVELAGG